A section of the Roseomonas marmotae genome encodes:
- the accC gene encoding acetyl-CoA carboxylase biotin carboxylase subunit, whose translation MFKKVLIANRGEIALRVHRACREMGIRTVAVHSTADATAMHVRLADESVCIGPPLARDSYLNMAAILSAAHITGAEAIHPGYGFLSENADFAEMVEAHGLAFIGPTAEHIRMMGDKIAAKDAMRSLGVPLVPGSAGALGSLEEAREVAEQVKYPVLIKAAAGGGGRGMKVAHSADELEEAWRVARTEAKAAFGNDAVYMEKYLDRPRHIELQVLADMYGNVVHFGERDCSLQRRHQKLVEEAGSPALTPDEREEIGAQVTRGLSKLGYRNAGTLEFLWQDGQFSFIEMNTRLQVEHPVTEMVTGVDLVKEQIRIAAGERLGYTQADIRFSGHAIECRITAEDPETFVPSPGRVTTFHAPGGLGVRVDSALYSGYSVPPNYDSLVAKLIVHGTTRAEAIARMRRALEEMVVDGIRTTLPLHQRIMDDAQFQSGDYTIHWLERFVGLKD comes from the coding sequence ATGTTCAAGAAGGTGCTGATCGCCAATCGCGGCGAGATCGCGCTGCGGGTCCACCGCGCCTGCCGGGAGATGGGCATCCGCACCGTCGCCGTGCATTCCACGGCCGACGCCACCGCCATGCATGTGCGGCTGGCGGATGAAAGCGTCTGCATCGGCCCGCCCCTGGCGCGCGACAGCTACCTGAACATGGCGGCCATCCTTTCGGCCGCGCATATCACGGGCGCCGAGGCCATCCATCCCGGCTACGGCTTCCTGTCCGAGAATGCCGACTTCGCCGAGATGGTGGAAGCGCATGGCCTGGCCTTCATAGGCCCGACGGCCGAGCATATCCGCATGATGGGAGACAAGATTGCCGCCAAGGACGCCATGCGCTCCCTCGGCGTGCCCCTGGTCCCCGGCAGCGCCGGCGCGCTCGGCAGCCTGGAAGAGGCGCGGGAGGTGGCGGAGCAGGTAAAATACCCCGTGCTGATCAAGGCCGCCGCCGGCGGTGGCGGGCGCGGCATGAAGGTGGCGCACAGCGCAGACGAGCTGGAGGAAGCCTGGCGCGTCGCCCGCACCGAGGCCAAGGCCGCCTTCGGCAACGACGCCGTCTACATGGAGAAGTACCTCGACCGCCCCCGGCATATCGAGTTGCAGGTGCTGGCCGACATGTACGGCAATGTCGTGCATTTCGGGGAGCGCGACTGCTCGCTCCAGCGCCGCCACCAGAAGCTGGTCGAGGAAGCGGGCTCTCCCGCCCTGACGCCCGATGAGCGCGAGGAGATCGGCGCCCAGGTGACGCGGGGCCTCTCCAAGCTCGGCTACCGCAATGCCGGCACGCTGGAATTCCTGTGGCAGGACGGCCAGTTCTCCTTCATCGAGATGAATACCCGCCTGCAGGTGGAGCATCCGGTGACCGAGATGGTCACGGGCGTCGATCTGGTGAAGGAACAGATCCGCATCGCCGCAGGCGAAAGGCTCGGTTACACCCAGGCAGATATCCGCTTCAGCGGCCATGCCATCGAATGCCGCATCACCGCCGAGGACCCGGAGACCTTCGTGCCTTCCCCGGGCCGGGTGACGACCTTCCACGCCCCGGGCGGGCTGGGGGTGCGGGTCGATAGCGCGCTCTATTCCGGTTATTCGGTGCCGCCCAACTACGACAGCCTGGTGGCTAAGCTGATCGTGCACGGCACCACCCGCGCCGAGGCCATCGCGCGGATGCGCCGCGCGCTGGAGGAGATGGTGGTGGACGGCATCCGCACCACCCTGCCGCTGCACCAGCGCATCATGGACGACGCGCAGTTCCAGAGTGGCGACTACACCATCCACTGGCTGGAACGCTTCGTCGGCCTGAAGGACTAA
- the accB gene encoding acetyl-CoA carboxylase biotin carboxyl carrier protein, which translates to MSGISFDPEAIRALAQILRDTDLSEIELADGESRLRVSRTIAAAPVVQYAAAPMAAPAALAAPAPAAPVAAAVSTDVTAATPGAITSPMVGVVYLAPEPGAQPFVTVGAKVAAGQTVMLIEAMKTFNQIKAPKAGTVTRILVESGAPVEYGEPLLVVE; encoded by the coding sequence ATGAGCGGCATTTCCTTCGACCCGGAGGCCATCCGCGCCCTGGCGCAGATCCTGCGGGACACCGACCTGAGCGAGATCGAGCTGGCGGATGGGGAGAGCCGCCTGCGCGTCTCCCGCACCATCGCCGCCGCGCCGGTGGTGCAGTATGCCGCCGCCCCGATGGCTGCCCCGGCCGCCCTTGCCGCGCCGGCGCCCGCCGCGCCGGTCGCTGCCGCTGTCTCCACGGATGTCACGGCCGCCACGCCGGGCGCCATCACCTCGCCGATGGTGGGCGTGGTCTACCTCGCGCCGGAGCCGGGGGCGCAGCCCTTCGTGACCGTCGGCGCCAAGGTGGCCGCCGGCCAGACGGTGATGCTGATCGAGGCCATGAAGACCTTCAACCAGATCAAGGCCCCCAAGGCCGGCACGGTCACCCGTATCCTGGTGGAGAGTGGCGCGCCCGTCGAATACGGCGAGCCGCTGCTGGTGGTCGAGTAA